The sequence GAAGAATTTTGTTACCCTTTTTGACTACAGACAATAAAAGTACATAATAATGAAACTACACAAGCCAAAAagattaagagaaaaagaaaaaaaaagaacaagaagtGGTCAGTCCAATCTTAAACGTTATTTGTGCTATGTTTGTATAGGTGGatcttttagaaaagaaagatagcTGGACCAAGtagaaagcaaaagaagaagaagaaaaagaggaaagaaaatatggCAAAGGATGGATAGaaggaaggaaaaaaatgGGTCAGACATAAGTGATGGCATATACAATTTctcactaaaataaaatagaaagtggaaggaagattttcttttaaacaaaattttaaaaataaaactgaaaatcaCGCTATTATAATATATAGCAGAATgggttaatatatttttcttttattttaaatatatatatatccggGTGTTTGAGTGAATGTTATGAACACCATGTAAACATTCATTACACTATATCTAGAAAATAAAGTTTCTTTCCAAATAGTTTTTGCATAACAATATTAAGTAATAGCATTGTTGCTAAGACGAAGGGTTTTAGACTTATTACTCATATTCATATGGTCAAGTCGAGAAAGACTATCAATTGGTGGCTTATTATAGGATTAATTGGTTTGACAAAGAAGGACATTTAAGTCATTATGCATTGTCTCGGAAGCTGAACCCCTCACGTCAGAAGCCATGAATTGCCACGCCACGAAAGGACGAACTCGGAACGCCCCAAACGACAGCATTTTGTCAGCCAAGAAGTAGTAGGGTTCCAACAAACTTTTTGAGACGGGCCAATGCAAATAGATGTAAAGGTTCTAACAATCTCTTTTGGGCTTAACAAACTTTTCAGATTATCATTGTGTGCCCCAACTTGATCGGAAGGCGTGAAACTGGGCTTATACAGCAGTGGTCAAACTGGGCCTACACAGAAGATGGTAATTTGCGGCAATGGACAGTGACGGTAGCCTAGCGGGGGCGAAGGTATTGAAGTTGTTTATAATGCAGTTTTGGGTTAATGGTATTGAAGCTGGAACCTCAATCGGCTTGAGAAGAGTAACACCTAAATCGTGCCTCTGCGTCCATACATGTAAACCCTTTTAGCTTGTTAAATTTCATATCCAGCAGCTAGCTTTTAGTGCACATCACAATGTTGGAACATTGCCTAAACTCACCTTGAGAGACTTCAAAGTACTGAAATTCACACTTGCTACTGAAATTCGCAAAATGCTAGATAGGGTTAATATATTAGTGCGTTAAAGGAGTGAGTGAAggacttttttcttttttttctagaataagaataacaaaatgttaagtatttttttttaaccatAAATAAAGTTAGTAtgttcataaattaatatattagatCCAATGATAACTTTTttgtaaaatagaaaataagccACCAtatttgaaaaggaaaatttcAAACTCAAATCTCAACTTGAGTGACACTAAATGCCTAGTTACTATATCCAAATCTAATGATTTGAATGTTAAAAGCTTTTATTcttaagaaaaaggagaatttTTTTCAGCTGGAGAGTAAAATCAGTTACTTTTACAGGCTCgaatattaaatatacttGTGTGACATTTATTGCTATATCTTCTCACATGTAAGCTGTTTAATccacaattttcttttcaagggATATAGactcttaaaaagaaattgctcgtctaattaacatatatatgtgaattttagtttagtttcagttcttaattaaaatatgaaagtgTGATTGTAAATGAATTTGGTggagaaatgaaaatgaaattcaaaaatataataatttagaaatgGGAAGTCCCATTTTTTGACTTACTATAGATTATGCTGGTCGCGTCATTAATAACTCTCAACTTGTATTTAcagtatttaaaatttaaattacgttattctttttttttttccaactAATTATCACAATCATcatcttttattattcaatttttgttGCACTCGTCTAAATTACTACTAGTTTATTATTTCAGCACCGAATGGAATTCCCATTAACATCCAAGTGACAATTAACTTTTCctaaatcttaattatttaattgcaaGATCATGGTATTCAGTGAAAGTTATCATTCtatgcttttttcttttttttttccttcgaAAGAATGGCAATGCTGTCAAGAAGGGTGAAAACAATTTTGTGAAAAGGTGAAACATAACTTGATTGTGAGTTTTGAGACAATAGGTCTTAATGCACAAAATCCAATTATTAATCTACTATATGCTTGCCTGTTTTTCCTCTTTGCCGTCATGTATTCAAAGGGGACATGCCTGTCTTGGATTGAAGTACCTTATGCCTTGATACCCCCCTGTCTTTTCATTTTGGAGAACTGTATCCTTCAACAAAGgtttgcatttttcttttgagtttATGGTCTCTCCACCATgataaaacaaatattaacTTCCACGAATCTTATTCTTCTGGAGGACCCCACAACCCCAAACCACTCCTGAAGTTGAAACTCAGCACACGTGTAGTTATGCACTGACATACAAACAGGTGCAAACACATGAACATGTTCTCAATTATTAGCTTGAATTGATGTTGTCTCTAATTAGTCATGATACCTATTATTAGCAGTACAGAATTGTTTGCATGCTCTACATACATATATTGAAGAATTGGTGTCATTCTGTTTTGGAAGAATCCTGATCAGGTTAAGCATATGACTGAAAGATTATTTCTAGTTGCACATCATATATTTGTCTACATAACATGACCTAGCTCATCAGTCTAGTCAATAGAGCATCATAgtagtaaaaaattaataaaatgtattttagAGCAGTGGAAGAATCCAGTGTCTAATTCAGAATAACTTTAGCAAATAAAGAGAGTTCCAACTTGTGAGCTGAGGTTCTTGGCTCATTATCTACGGAGAAGCCGGCATGGAAAACTTTTCCATTCTTTCACCTCCAATACAACAAGGCAATGAAGCTCTCACCTTAGGAAAGAAGGaacaagtaaaataaaaggctTTTGCTTTCTCTCTTGCCCCTAACTTTAGTTGGAGAAAAAGATGTCaatcaattaatcaataacCCCAGTGATCCGTTTCCAGCGGATAAAAACATGGGTGAACCGGGCCATCCCCACATGAATCATCTATGGATTTTAAAATCAGAATCAGGAATCCACTTTGTGGTGCAAAAAGGAAATGCCTTTGCGAATCATAACCATCAGAACTTGGCCAATAATGTGCCTTTGCTGGAGTCTCTTTTCTTTGGATGGCTCccttataaaatgaaaagctaagataattaaagagagagagagagagagagagagagagatcaaACAAAATTCTCAAAAGCTATAGGAAGTGACTTTCATTTGTGGGTGTATGAAATATTAGATGCTATGCGTTACTATAAAGCAGTCATATTGATGGAAAGTTGTTGCAAGagcaagaaaaacaaaatggaaaagcataaaatttaaaaagaaagaggagaaaaGAATCTACAAGctactttaatttaattaggggaggaaaagaaaaagtaaagttTCTCCTTAATAATAAGTCTCTCTATAGTCGATACCTTGTAGAcaatacttatatatatatatacactaatTTATAGATGCTATATACTTCACCTAGAACCCCACCATACGCTTATTGTAATCATAATTCATTTTTGCTGTTTATCTTAGTGACATTTGACGTCTCTTTGGCCTTATTCGACGACTTGCAAGAATCGAATCTGCATGGATCAGCCTCAATCAGCAGTTGGACAACCTCATTCATAGTTGGGCGAGGGGCTGGAGTCTTGCAGATACAGCGGATGGCGATCCGCAAGACCTGTATCATCTCATTCCAGAAAGACCCTGATAACTTTTTATCCAATACCTCCATAACTCCTTCCTTGGTTTCCACTTTTGTTGAAACCCAATTTACGATATTCTTGTTCTCTCCGAAGTCTTCCTCTACTGGCTTCTTTCCAGTAATTAATTCCATCAGAACTACTCCAAAACTGTAAACATCGCACTTGGTTGTTGCTTTAGATGAATACGCATATTCTGTTGCAATCATCAATGGAAATAATTCAGAATCCAAAACTGAATAAGATTATGAACAGATTGTCTTAAAAGGAACACAATGGAATAATGAATGTCATCATTAATTTCGTAATGCTCAATGGCAGTTTTCGTGCACACTCTATATTTGCTTTAccaaaatatatatgataGGCATTTCCAAGACAACAAATTAAGTTGCATCTCAATACCAGTTTAGAAACTTTTGAAGCATTATAGAATAATTGCTAAATTTTAATGCTGATGACAGTAATGGAGGTTGCTAGGCACTACTAAAACAAGATAAGATCACGCACTCAgtgtgtttaaatattatctcaTAGATTTCATTATGTTAGTTAAATTGGATAAGAAAATTACCTGGAGCAATGTAACCATAGGTTCCTGCAACGACAGTGCTAGTGGAATCTTTACCTCCTCTAGCTTGCAAGACCTTGGCTATGCCAAAGTCTGCAACCTTGGGCTGGTAGCTGACATCTAAGAGAATATTGGTTGACTTTATATCTCTGTGAATTATAGGAGTCAGAAGATCATGATGGAGATAAGCCAAGCCCTGTGCAACTCCAAGTGCTATTTGATGACGGGTGGGCCAATCCAGATGGATCCAATTTTTGTCAAGGGCGTCCCGGAGGTTTCCATTTGGCATGTACTCATAGACCAACAAGCTGCAATGGAAACTGGAGAAGTAACAGTACAATTTGACTATGTTCTTGTGCCTGATACTTCCCAGTGTCTCAACTTCAGTTTTCAACCCCTTGTCAGGAAGCAGCTGATCTTCTATAGCCGAGTCTTTGTTTCTCTTACTCCACAGCCTCTTTACTGCAATTACTTCCCCACTGCTCAGTTCAATCTTGTACACTGTCCCAGATCCTCCTTGACCCACTTTGTTTTTTTCAATCATGCCTTCGAGGATTTCTTGTTGATCAAAACTTATTCGATGGAAGCTCTTCACTTCGTATGAAAAGAATGATGACGACATGGTCTCATCACGTCCGGTTAATTTATCTTTACTGAGTTTACGCTTTAGAAAGAACAGAGCCCCAACTATAAAGATGACCACTGAAATCCCGATCACCCAGATGGAATTTAGTCTCTTTCTGTTATATCTTCGTGAGCATACGGGGAAATTTTGGTCTGATACAACGTAGATTGGAACACAAAGACCTGGATTGCCTGAAAAGCTCTCTAAAAGCCCACCTTTTATTAGAGGGAGAGGAATTGGACCAGAGAGACGATTGTTTGAAAAGTCAATGGAATTTGGTAACAATACACTTAGACTTTCTGGGACATTTCCAGTTAACAGGTTGTTGGAGAGATCAAGAACATTGAGAGACTTCAAAAACGAAAGTGAGTCGGGAATGGAGGAATTCAGCATGTTTCCTTGCAGCATCAATAAATTTAGCTTCGTCAGATAGCCAATTTGAAAAGGTACTGGACCAGAGAGGAGATTATTGCTGACATCAATCTTTACCAGATTGATAGCCCCGGATATTTCAGGAGGTAGAACTCCCGAGATCTTGTTGCTTTGCAAGAACAATTCTGACAAGTTTCTAGCAGTTCTAATTGTATTTGAAATTGAGCCGCTGAAATTATTGTAACCTAAATCAATGATTGAAACGTGCGGAAGACCCAGAAGCCCTTCTGGTATTGAGCCCTCCAAACGGTTATGACTGACTCGAAACCGTAGAAGAGTCTTGCATTTTGCATAACTACTAGGCAATCCTCCAGAAAACATGTTATCCAAGACAAGAAAGTATAAAAGTTTACCTCCACTGCAAACTTCTGTTGGTAGTGGGCCCGACAGGCGGTTCTCTGACACGTCTAGGACAACCATACCGGATAGCTGGCCCAAGTTGTGTGGAAGTTCTCCTGTAAGAGAGTTGTCATAAAGTGAGAGTATGCGCAAGGTGGTTGATTCGGCAATAGCACTTGGGATTTCTCCTGTGAGGCTGTTGTTGTAGAACTGCAGAACTTCAAGCTTGGGAAGGCGGCATATAGATGCTGGAATATTTCCTGTCAACTTATTAACTGACATGTCCAGATCTACCAACTCTGTCAAATTTCCAAGTTCTTCAGGTATGCTGCCAGAAAGGTGGTAGTTATAGTAGAGCTCAAGCTGCTTTAAGTTCTTCAGCAATCCAATCTCTGGAGGAATCTGGCCCGTGAGGAAATTCCCACTTAACTCAAGATCAATAAGGGATGTCATGTTTCCTATTGTTGCCGGGATTGGACCATAGAGATTGCATGTCGTCAAGATCATTGATTTAAGCTTTGTCAGCCTGGAAATGTTCTCCGGCAGTTCCCAGTAGTTGAGTTCCGCGTTTTCGTTGAAATTAAGGAACTCAAGATTGGTAAGATTAGTCACTGACATCGGAAAATCGTCTCTGAAGTTGTTGTACGACATGTCAAGCATCCGAAGAGATTTCAACGGTGAGAAATCAGGAATTTTTCCATCGAGGTACAACAAACTAACATTCAGCTCTTCCAAGAAAGAACAATTGATGATGCTCGGAAGGAAGTTGCCGTGGAGATGATTATGGCCCAGACGGATAACACGTAGCTGTGGCAGGTATGAGCACATACCATCTGGAAAACGGCCAGAAATTGACCAACCAGTTATGTCAAATTTTTCGACATATCCTTGGCTGTTGCAGCTAACACCCGTGAAATTGCAGTAAGATTTCCCTCCACTGACATCCCAATCAGACAAAGCGTTTCCTGAAAGAGAAGTTTTCAATAGATTGAAAAACTGAGACTGGTTTGTACTGATAGCTTCCAAAGGATGGGCCAGAGAAATAAGTGAAATAaacaggaaaaaaataaatctaggAGCcatgagagagagaaaggaagTGAAAGGTTTAATATGGTTGCTGCAGAGGAGGAAGTAAGGAAACAAAGAAGTATATAAATGAGATGATTGAGGGGATCATTTGGTGCAGCTGTGCGCTTCCTGATGATGAAAGGAGGCTCATGCTATAGTActgagagagaaagagagactATGGATATCTTTGCATAAAGAGGCTTTACGTTTATACCCCACTAACTTAAGTAGAGAATAACATTTGTGCAACTCCTTTATCCCGATAAGATGTTCTGAATAAACTGCATCTCTTCTTGATCACCGTATGTTCTTGCGACTAGGACCTTTCTTTCTGTCTCTTGGATGGCCAGAGCCCAAAACTTTAGCATCTTGACCATCAGCCTGCTGTCTTCTatatgttgtttttctttttcttttgggtgaTTAACTATGTTGGtattgtattctttttatcaaGTGCATAAGAAGATacctttttttctattttatatgcTACAAGGCGTTTTTCTGCATTTTTAGGGGCCCATTCGATATCAGTTCCTTGGTTCATTTCTATCCAAAGTGAGCTGCACTGTAATTTGTCTATTAGATCTTGTCCTTATTTTTAAAACCTCTAGTCTATGTAACAGGAACACCCCAAGCCAATTTACAATTTACCTTTTCTGTCAACCAAAATTGACGTGGTAATCCTAGTAGA is a genomic window of Ricinus communis isolate WT05 ecotype wild-type chromosome 2, ASM1957865v1, whole genome shotgun sequence containing:
- the LOC8288077 gene encoding receptor protein-tyrosine kinase CEPR1; its protein translation is MAPRFIFFLFISLISLAHPLEAISTNQSQFFNLLKTSLSGNALSDWDVSGGKSYCNFTGVSCNSQGYVEKFDITGWSISGRFPDGMCSYLPQLRVIRLGHNHLHGNFLPSIINCSFLEELNVSLLYLDGKIPDFSPLKSLRMLDMSYNNFRDDFPMSVTNLTNLEFLNFNENAELNYWELPENISRLTKLKSMILTTCNLYGPIPATIGNMTSLIDLELSGNFLTGQIPPEIGLLKNLKQLELYYNYHLSGSIPEELGNLTELVDLDMSVNKLTGNIPASICRLPKLEVLQFYNNSLTGEIPSAIAESTTLRILSLYDNSLTGELPHNLGQLSGMVVLDVSENRLSGPLPTEVCSGGKLLYFLVLDNMFSGGLPSSYAKCKTLLRFRVSHNRLEGSIPEGLLGLPHVSIIDLGYNNFSGSISNTIRTARNLSELFLQSNKISGVLPPEISGAINLVKIDVSNNLLSGPVPFQIGYLTKLNLLMLQGNMLNSSIPDSLSFLKSLNVLDLSNNLLTGNVPESLSVLLPNSIDFSNNRLSGPIPLPLIKGGLLESFSGNPGLCVPIYVVSDQNFPVCSRRYNRKRLNSIWVIGISVVIFIVGALFFLKRKLSKDKLTGRDETMSSSFFSYEVKSFHRISFDQQEILEGMIEKNKVGQGGSGTVYKIELSSGEVIAVKRLWSKRNKDSAIEDQLLPDKGLKTEVETLGSIRHKNIVKLYCYFSSFHCSLLVYEYMPNGNLRDALDKNWIHLDWPTRHQIALGVAQGLAYLHHDLLTPIIHRDIKSTNILLDVSYQPKVADFGIAKVLQARGGKDSTSTVVAGTYGYIAPEYAYSSKATTKCDVYSFGVVLMELITGKKPVEEDFGENKNIVNWVSTKVETKEGVMEVLDKKLSGSFWNEMIQVLRIAIRCICKTPAPRPTMNEVVQLLIEADPCRFDSCKSSNKAKETSNVTKINSKNEL